In the genome of Deinococcus deserti VCD115, one region contains:
- the rsmA gene encoding 16S rRNA (adenine(1518)-N(6)/adenine(1519)-N(6))-dimethyltransferase RsmA: protein MTLPDPVPTTTDPAADTKEAPLYSPARVRELLNRHGLRPTKSLGQNFLIDGNILRAIAEAGGAQAGARILEVGPGLGVLTREIASRGAHVTALEKDERLRPALAETLAGLDVELIWGDALDFDYASLPEGTRVIANLPYYITGVLLSRFMHAPGIVSATVLVQKEVGQRLAARPGEDAYGFLSALAALHGSVRHVRDVPKGAFLPAPDVTSSVIRLDFDRSRPAPEAALLKFVEGALHHRRKTLRNNLRMIGHEGPAIDAALIAAGLRPDVRAEDVPLSKLEDVARRLGVVR, encoded by the coding sequence GTGACCCTGCCTGATCCTGTCCCTACCACCACCGACCCCGCTGCCGACACCAAAGAGGCGCCGCTGTACTCGCCTGCGCGGGTCCGCGAGCTGCTGAACCGGCATGGACTGAGGCCCACCAAGAGCCTGGGGCAGAACTTCCTGATCGACGGGAATATTCTGCGAGCCATTGCCGAGGCCGGTGGGGCACAGGCCGGGGCACGCATTCTGGAGGTTGGACCGGGACTGGGGGTGCTGACCCGTGAAATCGCTTCGCGGGGCGCACATGTCACCGCCCTGGAAAAGGATGAGCGGCTGCGCCCGGCGCTGGCCGAGACTCTCGCAGGGCTGGATGTCGAGCTGATCTGGGGCGACGCGCTGGACTTTGACTATGCCAGCCTGCCCGAGGGCACGCGCGTGATCGCCAATCTGCCGTACTACATCACGGGAGTGCTGCTCTCTCGCTTTATGCATGCCCCGGGCATCGTGTCGGCCACGGTCCTGGTACAAAAAGAAGTAGGCCAGCGCCTTGCTGCCCGGCCCGGTGAAGACGCCTACGGGTTCCTGAGTGCATTGGCAGCCCTGCACGGCAGTGTCCGGCATGTCCGCGATGTGCCCAAGGGTGCATTTCTCCCGGCCCCTGACGTGACCAGCAGTGTGATCCGGCTGGACTTTGACCGGAGCCGCCCGGCTCCTGAAGCAGCCCTTTTGAAGTTTGTGGAAGGCGCGCTGCACCACCGACGCAAGACACTGCGCAATAACCTGCGCATGATCGGGCATGAAGGCCCGGCCATAGACGCTGCCCTGATTGCCGCCGGACTGCGCCCCGACGTGCGCGCCGAGGACGTGCCCCTGAGCAAACTTGAAGACGTGGCGCGGCGTCTAGGCGTGGTACGGTAA
- a CDS encoding carbohydrate kinase family protein: MKFYVIGDVTVDHLYHLDRLPAPGEEVAPIRASMEPGGAGGTISVTLARLGHTVTLAARVGADPFAEYALSHVRQTGVSESAIQRDPEVLTSTITVMQTASGQRAMISDGAANRLLDPAKLKKKDVEGADALIVSAYSLTEGPQREYALKAIDLARGAKKPVPVFIDLGAGAVNRAGTSLLGSVIQADYLMLNQHELLALTGTNSISAALAQLGSKGAQRVIVKVGKMGSIVWTPTETELVDAVTLAENLVDSTGAGDTFTGAFAHAVMTGASLAEAARAANAAGALSVTSFGAQERPITPADLAQVLKQ, from the coding sequence GTGAAGTTTTACGTTATCGGTGACGTCACCGTCGACCACCTGTACCACCTAGATCGCCTGCCTGCTCCCGGCGAGGAAGTAGCCCCGATTCGTGCCAGCATGGAGCCCGGTGGAGCTGGAGGGACCATCAGCGTGACCCTCGCGCGCCTGGGCCACACCGTTACCCTGGCTGCCCGCGTGGGCGCCGACCCCTTTGCTGAGTATGCCCTGAGCCATGTGCGGCAGACCGGGGTCAGTGAAAGCGCGATTCAGCGTGATCCGGAAGTGCTGACGAGCACGATTACCGTTATGCAGACGGCCAGTGGCCAGCGCGCCATGATCAGCGACGGCGCCGCCAACCGGCTGCTTGATCCTGCGAAGCTCAAGAAGAAGGATGTCGAAGGAGCCGACGCTCTGATCGTGAGTGCCTACAGCCTGACTGAAGGCCCACAGCGTGAATACGCCCTCAAGGCTATTGATCTGGCCCGGGGTGCCAAGAAGCCGGTGCCGGTGTTTATTGACCTGGGTGCCGGCGCGGTCAACCGGGCAGGTACCAGCCTGCTCGGTAGCGTGATTCAGGCGGACTACCTGATGCTCAACCAGCACGAGCTCTTGGCCCTGACCGGCACCAACAGCATCAGTGCGGCGTTGGCCCAGCTGGGCAGCAAGGGTGCCCAGCGAGTGATCGTCAAAGTCGGCAAGATGGGCTCAATCGTATGGACCCCCACGGAAACGGAACTGGTCGACGCTGTGACCCTTGCGGAGAACCTGGTCGACTCCACGGGAGCGGGTGACACTTTTACCGGGGCCTTTGCCCACGCGGTGATGACCGGAGCGTCACTGGCCGAGGCTGCGCGTGCGGCCAATGCTGCGGGCGCCCTGTCGGTGACAAGCTTTGGTGCTCAGGAACGGCCTATTACCCCGGCTGATCTGGCACAGGTCCTGAAGCAGTAG
- a CDS encoding rod shape-determining protein gives MGRFSEDIGIDLGTATFLIYSKTRGLVLQEPSVIAMARDSKQVKAVGEEAYRMIGRTPGGIVAVRPIKDGVIADEGLTEKMITMFLQKVQGNAGRLFGFKPQLMVGVPSNVSDVEKRAVLRAALNSNAKRAFLIEEPLAAAIGAGLKIAEPIGSMVVDIGGGSTDVAVISLGGIVVSESMRVAGNEFDESIIRYVRRKHNVLIGERTAEEIKVKVGAAMLLDDSENLTAEVRGRDLVNGLPKTISLDSTDVVEALSEPVTKIVEGVKRVLEITPPELVSDIIDRGIVMTGGGSLLRNFDELLRQTTGIPVAVAENAVEAVAVGTGMALEMIPVLGDSLVSSDNYLRR, from the coding sequence GTGGGAAGGTTTTCTGAAGATATCGGCATTGACCTGGGAACGGCAACGTTCCTTATTTACAGCAAGACGCGCGGCCTGGTGCTTCAGGAACCGAGTGTGATTGCCATGGCCCGCGACAGCAAGCAGGTCAAGGCCGTGGGTGAGGAGGCCTACCGCATGATCGGGCGCACACCTGGCGGCATTGTCGCTGTGCGGCCTATCAAGGACGGCGTCATTGCCGACGAGGGCCTCACCGAGAAGATGATCACCATGTTCCTGCAGAAGGTGCAGGGCAATGCCGGACGTCTCTTCGGCTTCAAGCCGCAGCTGATGGTCGGAGTGCCCAGCAACGTCAGTGACGTGGAAAAACGCGCCGTCCTGCGTGCAGCTCTGAACAGTAATGCCAAGCGCGCCTTCCTGATCGAAGAGCCTCTGGCGGCTGCGATCGGTGCCGGACTCAAGATTGCCGAACCCATTGGTTCCATGGTCGTAGACATCGGTGGGGGCAGTACCGACGTTGCTGTCATTTCACTGGGCGGCATCGTGGTCAGCGAGTCCATGCGCGTGGCGGGCAACGAATTCGACGAGAGCATCATCCGTTACGTTCGCCGCAAGCATAACGTGCTGATCGGAGAGCGCACTGCCGAGGAAATCAAGGTCAAGGTCGGCGCAGCCATGCTGCTCGACGACTCCGAGAACCTGACCGCCGAAGTCCGTGGCCGCGACCTGGTCAACGGTCTGCCCAAGACCATCAGCCTGGACAGCACGGATGTTGTCGAAGCACTCTCCGAGCCGGTCACCAAGATTGTCGAAGGCGTTAAGCGCGTACTGGAAATCACTCCGCCGGAACTGGTCAGCGACATCATCGACCGTGGCATCGTGATGACCGGCGGCGGCAGCCTGCTGCGCAATTTCGATGAACTGCTGCGCCAGACCACCGGCATTCCGGTCGCCGTTGCAGAAAACGCGGTAGAAGCCGTCGCGGTCGGCACAGGCATGGCGCTGGAAATGATCCCGGTGCTGGGTGACAGCCTGGTGTCCAGCGACAACTACCTGCGCCGCTGA
- a CDS encoding UDP-N-acetylglucosamine--LPS N-acetylglucosamine transferase, with protein sequence MKKSSQQGPLRALFVSASIGSGHHQAQMAVQQALEARGVPLETRQGDAVAYLGPTERVWTVDLYAFELRYAPWLYAWFYHGTDHDRPFSLIVSFCRWVGLRGMQRDLEQTLPELVVSSYWSSVPLADTVRRRTGLSFVQALVVTDYRAHRHWIRPEAELTMVASEETAQQMVERGADPAKIFVTGIPIHARFRQLIGADRAALREKHGLRADLPLLLVSGGGNGDYRALNELLSELSNLGRRVQVLLLAGARGRGVKQSGSATIHRLGHTTDFAELLAASDLVVGKAGGLTVAEATALGVPMVVFGPIPGQEEHNADFLERHGAGVWVRQRRDLRGAVLRALDEDERERMSQCARAVGRPDAADQVAEVLLRHLGRA encoded by the coding sequence ATGAAAAAGTCCAGTCAGCAAGGCCCATTACGGGCGCTGTTCGTCAGCGCGTCCATCGGATCGGGGCATCACCAGGCGCAGATGGCAGTGCAGCAGGCGCTGGAGGCCCGGGGCGTGCCGCTCGAAACGCGGCAGGGCGACGCGGTCGCCTACCTTGGGCCCACTGAGCGTGTGTGGACCGTTGACCTGTATGCCTTTGAGCTGCGTTACGCCCCGTGGCTGTATGCGTGGTTCTACCACGGAACCGATCACGACCGGCCCTTCAGCCTGATCGTCAGCTTCTGCCGCTGGGTGGGCTTACGCGGCATGCAGCGCGATCTGGAACAGACACTGCCCGAACTGGTGGTCAGCAGTTACTGGTCTTCCGTTCCACTGGCCGACACGGTTCGCCGCAGGACTGGACTGTCATTCGTCCAGGCCCTGGTCGTCACCGACTACCGTGCCCACCGGCACTGGATCAGGCCCGAGGCGGAGCTGACCATGGTGGCCTCGGAAGAAACGGCGCAGCAGATGGTGGAGCGTGGCGCTGACCCGGCGAAGATATTTGTGACTGGCATTCCCATCCATGCACGCTTTCGCCAGCTGATCGGGGCTGACCGGGCTGCACTCCGCGAGAAGCACGGCCTGCGGGCTGACCTGCCCCTGCTCCTGGTGTCCGGCGGTGGAAACGGTGATTACCGGGCTCTGAACGAATTGCTGTCCGAACTAAGTAATCTCGGGCGGAGGGTGCAGGTGCTGCTGCTGGCCGGAGCGCGGGGCCGGGGTGTGAAGCAGTCCGGGAGCGCAACGATCCACCGCTTGGGGCACACCACCGACTTCGCGGAACTGCTGGCGGCATCTGATCTGGTCGTCGGAAAGGCTGGAGGCCTCACGGTGGCTGAAGCAACAGCCCTGGGCGTGCCCATGGTGGTGTTTGGGCCGATTCCTGGCCAGGAAGAGCACAACGCAGACTTCCTGGAACGGCACGGAGCGGGCGTGTGGGTCCGCCAGCGGCGCGATCTGCGTGGGGCAGTACTGCGTGCCCTGGACGAAGACGAACGTGAGCGCATGAGCCAGTGCGCGCGTGCAGTTGGCCGGCCCGACGCCGCCGACCAGGTGGCTGAAGTGCTGCTGCGACATCTAGGGCGCGCATGA
- a CDS encoding polysaccharide deacetylase family protein, producing the protein MKRRALAALGGALLVYLGLPYLLVQQAGAGLIREGRRERRELTLTFDDGPDPVTTPLVLDALRDTQARATFFVIANRAEAHPDLIRRMLDEGHEVGAHAARHVHAWLRTPWDGFLDPARSARRIGVVTGQPVRFHRPPHGAYSLATVLGQRMAGLTGAHWSVEARDWDPAQSPTEVKERVLAQVTPGAVVVLHDAGPGARTTVPALPGLLTELHSRGYRCVPLGELDGAIPLDTAGLRRRLFIGLDAVYDRLHQVRPTEGRADNLFRTGRVTFPLHGVKLSNGTLIPQGIPAAEFHVNNPLLVDLGLRRSVRLAREDFRGVARDLRTRADLKDTQVVFCLSALSSLLAALGFETVDLPPADTRRLQRWANVLRRGYGSVPGAPQPKLSILSREAFLERYGD; encoded by the coding sequence ATGAAGCGGCGCGCACTGGCTGCACTTGGTGGGGCTCTGCTGGTTTATCTAGGGCTGCCGTATCTGCTGGTACAACAGGCTGGTGCTGGACTGATCCGAGAAGGCCGCCGGGAACGCCGTGAACTGACTCTTACGTTCGATGACGGTCCTGATCCGGTGACGACACCACTTGTCCTGGATGCCCTGCGCGATACCCAGGCCCGGGCCACTTTTTTTGTGATAGCCAACCGCGCCGAAGCGCACCCGGACCTGATCCGCCGCATGCTGGATGAGGGCCACGAGGTTGGAGCCCACGCAGCCCGCCACGTACATGCCTGGCTGCGGACCCCATGGGACGGCTTCCTGGACCCGGCGCGGTCTGCCCGGCGGATCGGCGTAGTGACCGGACAGCCGGTAAGGTTTCACCGGCCCCCGCATGGGGCGTATTCCCTGGCAACTGTGCTCGGTCAGCGCATGGCGGGATTGACAGGGGCCCACTGGAGCGTGGAGGCGCGGGACTGGGACCCAGCCCAGTCGCCCACCGAAGTGAAAGAGCGGGTACTGGCCCAGGTGACACCGGGAGCCGTGGTCGTGCTGCATGATGCTGGACCAGGAGCGCGAACTACGGTTCCAGCGTTGCCTGGACTGCTTACGGAACTGCACTCTCGCGGCTACCGCTGCGTGCCCCTTGGAGAGTTGGACGGCGCCATTCCTCTCGATACTGCCGGCCTCAGACGGCGGCTGTTTATTGGCCTTGACGCCGTGTATGACCGGCTCCATCAGGTCAGGCCCACCGAAGGCCGCGCTGACAATCTGTTCCGGACCGGACGGGTGACCTTTCCACTGCACGGCGTCAAGCTTTCGAACGGCACGCTGATTCCCCAGGGAATCCCCGCCGCAGAGTTCCACGTCAATAATCCGCTGCTGGTCGACCTCGGCTTACGGCGCAGCGTCCGGCTGGCGCGCGAGGACTTCCGTGGAGTGGCCCGCGATCTGCGCACGCGAGCTGACTTGAAAGATACGCAGGTAGTGTTTTGCCTTTCAGCCCTCTCAAGCCTGCTCGCAGCCCTGGGGTTCGAAACTGTGGACTTGCCACCGGCCGATACGCGGCGGCTCCAGCGCTGGGCCAACGTGTTGCGCCGCGGTTACGGCAGTGTTCCGGGTGCTCCTCAGCCCAAGCTGAGCATCCTGAGCCGTGAAGCCTTTCTGGAGCGCTACGGCGACTGA
- the fabZ gene encoding 3-hydroxyacyl-ACP dehydratase FabZ: MDPIMIQDVLRTLPHRFPFMLVDRVLSVENGEVHAIKNVTFNEPFFPGHFPQEPVMPGVLMIEALAQASFFCMHESLEPGMVGYLAGIEGARFKRKVVPGDQLHLHAKLEFARRGLGKTTCRAEVNGELAVEATILFALSKG, from the coding sequence ATGGACCCGATCATGATTCAGGACGTGCTCAGAACGCTGCCCCACCGTTTTCCCTTCATGCTGGTCGACCGCGTGCTGAGTGTGGAAAACGGCGAGGTGCATGCCATCAAGAACGTCACCTTCAACGAGCCCTTCTTCCCGGGGCACTTCCCCCAGGAGCCAGTGATGCCCGGCGTCCTGATGATTGAAGCGCTCGCCCAGGCCAGCTTCTTCTGCATGCACGAAAGTCTCGAACCAGGCATGGTCGGCTATCTCGCCGGGATCGAAGGAGCCAGGTTCAAGCGCAAAGTCGTTCCGGGTGACCAGTTGCATCTGCACGCCAAACTGGAATTCGCCCGTCGTGGCCTGGGCAAGACAACCTGCCGCGCCGAGGTCAACGGCGAACTGGCCGTCGAAGCTACCATCCTGTTTGCCCTGTCCAAAGGGTGA
- a CDS encoding LptF/LptG family permease yields MTRLTRYVTAELIPPLLAGTLLFTAVLSFGYFFISSQWLAGVPLGLVSRWIAYQVPDTLVKVFPMAIVLMTVVAFGRMSTERELVAVQSGGIGLGRVARPVALVAGLVTALALWLSLWIAPKANVETRGLYWDALTGAGLSQLVGKTVDLGGGLTLALASYDSATRELRGVRVEKWNADAPRRATLIFADKGTFENNQLALSGYQVYTVDYEAASELNRVPENDPLAFREAVQNVFPSVVIPEKTTDTLKVDTGLSRKQTLAQYADAIGADSEGWPELITALTAPGVKASERQAARVNLNRKLALPFANLVLALSALPFALRFGRTLGVSLGIALLIAVAYYLLFFVGLTVASAMPAVPEVGVWLANIVFAVAGLWMLRRA; encoded by the coding sequence GTGACCCGCCTGACCCGCTACGTAACTGCCGAACTGATTCCGCCGCTGCTGGCCGGCACACTGCTGTTTACGGCTGTGCTGAGCTTCGGTTACTTCTTCATTTCCAGCCAGTGGCTGGCAGGCGTGCCGCTGGGCCTGGTCAGCCGCTGGATTGCGTATCAGGTACCGGACACGCTGGTCAAAGTCTTTCCCATGGCCATTGTTCTGATGACCGTGGTGGCCTTCGGCCGCATGAGCACCGAGCGTGAACTCGTGGCCGTGCAGTCCGGGGGCATCGGGCTGGGACGCGTGGCACGGCCTGTGGCGCTGGTGGCGGGGCTGGTGACGGCGCTGGCCCTGTGGCTAAGTCTGTGGATCGCACCGAAGGCCAATGTGGAAACCCGCGGCCTGTACTGGGACGCGCTGACGGGAGCTGGCCTGTCGCAGCTGGTCGGAAAGACCGTTGACCTGGGCGGAGGCCTGACGCTGGCGCTGGCTTCGTACGACTCTGCTACCCGCGAACTTCGGGGAGTACGTGTCGAAAAATGGAATGCAGACGCTCCCAGGCGCGCAACGCTGATTTTTGCCGACAAGGGGACCTTCGAGAACAACCAGCTGGCCCTGAGCGGTTATCAGGTCTACACCGTGGATTACGAGGCAGCCTCCGAACTGAACAGGGTCCCGGAGAACGATCCCCTCGCTTTTCGTGAAGCCGTGCAGAACGTGTTTCCCAGTGTGGTCATCCCGGAAAAAACCACCGACACGCTGAAAGTGGATACCGGCCTGAGCCGCAAGCAGACCCTGGCCCAGTACGCCGACGCCATTGGTGCCGACAGCGAAGGCTGGCCCGAACTGATCACCGCCCTGACTGCCCCCGGTGTGAAAGCCAGCGAGCGTCAGGCCGCGCGGGTCAATCTGAACCGTAAGCTGGCGCTGCCATTTGCCAACCTCGTGCTGGCGCTCTCCGCGTTGCCTTTCGCACTGCGATTTGGCCGGACCCTGGGGGTCAGTCTGGGCATTGCTCTGCTGATTGCGGTCGCCTACTACCTGCTGTTCTTCGTTGGGTTGACCGTGGCTTCAGCCATGCCGGCTGTTCCGGAGGTGGGTGTGTGGCTGGCCAATATCGTGTTTGCCGTGGCGGGCCTCTGGATGCTGAGGCGGGCGTGA
- a CDS encoding class I SAM-dependent methyltransferase has protein sequence MNYDEFADLYDHQYDLYRDDLHFYAGIAQRAGGKVLEVGAGTGRVTTFLSRKGVDVIGLEPSARMIERARSRAARDGLQPQFVQGDVRTFRLDEQFSLLIAPFNALMHLYTPSEQLQALENLRTHAPKGTPFVFDLYVPRFGKMNTLRHEGETFHAPDGSRRDIFLVQRHNKARQHITTEYHVDTTQPDGRLTRQHYTLTQRYYTRYEVEWLLRFAGFESPKVTGSFQGGPLDSRSDVMVFQSRVI, from the coding sequence GTGAATTACGACGAGTTCGCTGACCTGTACGATCACCAGTACGACCTGTACCGGGATGACCTGCACTTCTATGCCGGCATAGCACAGCGGGCGGGCGGCAAGGTACTGGAAGTCGGGGCTGGCACGGGCCGAGTCACCACATTCCTTTCGCGCAAAGGGGTGGATGTCATCGGCCTGGAGCCCAGCGCCCGCATGATCGAGCGCGCCAGGAGCCGCGCTGCGCGCGACGGGCTACAGCCGCAGTTTGTGCAGGGGGACGTCCGCACCTTCCGTCTGGATGAGCAGTTTTCCCTGCTGATCGCACCGTTCAACGCCCTGATGCACCTCTACACGCCCAGCGAACAACTTCAGGCGCTGGAAAACCTGAGGACTCACGCCCCGAAAGGGACTCCATTCGTATTCGACCTGTACGTGCCGCGCTTCGGGAAGATGAACACCCTACGCCATGAGGGAGAAACGTTCCATGCTCCGGACGGATCACGCCGCGATATCTTCCTGGTGCAGCGGCACAACAAAGCCCGCCAGCACATCACCACCGAATATCACGTGGACACCACGCAGCCGGACGGCCGTCTGACCAGACAGCATTACACCCTGACCCAGCGTTACTACACGCGCTATGAGGTCGAATGGTTGTTGCGCTTCGCGGGCTTTGAGTCCCCGAAAGTCACCGGCAGCTTTCAGGGTGGGCCCCTGGACAGCCGCAGCGATGTCATGGTGTTTCAGAGCCGCGTCATATAG
- a CDS encoding acyl-CoA dehydrogenase — protein sequence MTSPDTGMSFALSGDQRMILQMVRDYCRAELAPRAAEFDRSGEYPREQLRGLAELGLMGATVPEEWNGAGLDSVTYALCLEEIAAADASVAVIVSVQNGLPEQMILRYGTDTQREKYLKPLASGEHIGAFCLTENSAGSDAASLRLRAERDGDSWVLNGSKSWITSGGQADTYLVMARTGESGAKGVSCFIVENGTPGLSFGKPEEKLGLHASHTTTVNFEGVRVSQENMVGAEGQGLIIALASLDSGRIGIAMQALGIARAAMEHATRYANEREQFGKKLREFEGVSFKIARMAARIESTRLIALKAAWLKDQGLAFGKEASIAKLLASETAVDVTRDAIQVFGGNGYSREYPVERLYRDAKVTEIYEGTSEIQQLVISRAVFKELE from the coding sequence ATGACCAGCCCCGATACCGGCATGAGCTTTGCCCTCAGCGGCGACCAGCGCATGATTCTTCAGATGGTGCGCGACTATTGCAGGGCCGAACTGGCTCCCAGGGCCGCTGAATTTGACCGGAGCGGCGAGTACCCCCGTGAACAGCTGCGTGGTCTGGCCGAGCTGGGCCTGATGGGGGCCACGGTACCTGAAGAGTGGAACGGTGCTGGCCTGGACTCGGTCACGTATGCCCTGTGCTTGGAAGAAATCGCCGCGGCCGACGCCAGCGTGGCCGTTATCGTCAGTGTGCAGAACGGCCTGCCAGAGCAGATGATTCTGCGCTACGGCACCGACACCCAGCGCGAGAAGTACCTGAAGCCACTGGCCAGCGGCGAGCATATCGGCGCCTTCTGCCTGACCGAAAACAGTGCCGGAAGCGACGCCGCCAGCCTGCGGCTGCGGGCCGAGCGTGATGGGGACAGCTGGGTCTTGAATGGCAGCAAGTCCTGGATCACGTCCGGGGGACAGGCCGATACCTATCTGGTGATGGCCCGGACCGGCGAGAGCGGCGCCAAGGGTGTGAGCTGCTTCATCGTTGAGAACGGCACGCCCGGACTGAGCTTCGGGAAGCCCGAGGAAAAGCTGGGCCTGCACGCGTCACATACCACCACCGTAAACTTTGAAGGCGTGCGCGTCTCCCAGGAAAATATGGTCGGCGCGGAGGGCCAGGGGCTGATCATCGCGCTGGCCAGCCTGGACTCTGGACGCATCGGCATTGCCATGCAGGCTCTGGGGATCGCCCGCGCTGCAATGGAACACGCCACCCGCTATGCCAATGAGCGGGAGCAGTTCGGCAAGAAGCTGCGCGAGTTCGAGGGCGTGTCCTTCAAGATTGCGCGCATGGCGGCGCGCATTGAAAGTACGCGGCTGATTGCCCTGAAGGCGGCGTGGCTCAAGGACCAGGGCCTGGCGTTCGGAAAGGAAGCCAGCATCGCCAAGCTCCTGGCCAGCGAAACGGCCGTGGACGTCACCCGTGACGCTATCCAGGTGTTCGGCGGCAACGGCTACAGCCGGGAATATCCGGTGGAGCGCCTGTACCGCGACGCCAAGGTCACCGAGATCTATGAAGGCACCAGTGAGATTCAGCAGCTGGTGATCAGCCGCGCGGTGTTCAAGGAACTCGAGTAA